AATTCCTGAGTTAATGAGGAATTATAGAATGATTTCCATTGCGCATGACcatatgatttttttaagtaGGAAGATAGAGATTTTGTCCAATTAATTTGTTCTGTATCCTTAATGGGTAAATCGATTAATACTGTTTTCATATTTTCCATTCACTTGCTCTTTctaatttgttttctttttgttgtgataaataaactttaaagatataaaaagatataaacgCAAGGAAACTATAAGAAAGGATAATCCAGtggctattttttttttttctcttttttcttgtcttttatttattgccTTTTAGTTCTTGCTGCAAAACGgcaaatttttgaaatggTTCGTTCAAAGTGATGCagatataatatttatttttgtaatattaatttttccttatAGAAACGATCAGATTTATTAGCTATAATGGAAATATTgctttcaaataataaacattatatgaaaaaaaaaaaaaaaaaaaaaaaaaaggaaaaagaatgaCAATCACTTTACTCATTTTACAACATAACACAGATTACAAGTTCACATTTTAATGtaaaaattcattttctcttcttttcttttctctttgaGTTTTTACAGCTTTTACTGATTAACCGTTTATTGTCACGTGGAAGAACACATGTGTCAAACACTTTCGACAAACTTTGCCGAAACTCCCTCAGGTCCGTAATAttaactattattatttacaatgtatcgcttttttttttttctttttttctttttccttttattttatatttttttctcccaCTCTTCCTCCTATAAATACTCAACTTAGATCGTATTAATGTATTTTCCTGATTTCAACTTCTAGTTCAAAATTGTAGCCCAACTtcgtattattattattgtcactttttttctttttttttaaacaaagaTCTCCCAAAATACTTAGCCAAAATACTCCACTTTAATATCTTATCATGCTATTTAGTTGTATACCAATCAATAGAACTGTATTCCATGCTATTTCTTCCACTACCAAGAGAAATGGCTTGATATATTCAAGGCgttttatttctaatacTAAACAGTTAATGAATAATGCAGCCAAAACTGAAGAAAATAGAACGCAGCAATTGGATCCACGTCATTTAGGTATTGCTCAAGAGGTGTATATTCCAACACAATGGTCTAATATGCCAAGCATTTTTCTACACCCAATTGTATATGCAAAAAGTATAGTTAGAAGAATTTACACCTTAGGTATGAATACTATCCAAGTTGCCCTATTTAGATACCAATCTGGCCTCAAACCAAACTTTGTTTTATGGAAGAATTCTGCTATTGAAACATAtattaatgttaataaAGCATTTGCTAAAAAAGACATAATGTCGATTAAACCATCTGTATCCATTTGGGTTGAAGAAACTTTAAAGGAACGAGCCAAACAACTACCTAAAAATGCTGTTTTGGATTgggaattaaaaaaatttaatgaaGTTCCTAAATTAATTACTGTTCAGGCATTGATGATTCCGGGCAGACCATTAGAGTACTTGCAAATTGTCTATAAATTTAACACCAAGCAGAGACTGATCAAATTTAATAAGGAAAGCGGTAAAACTGATACTCTAGATAGAGACGTTATTGATTATACTGGGTTTTTAATTGATGCAAACACCAAtgatgttattttattgggCACCGTATTTGAGAGTAAACCTGACGCAAAACTGCcacaaaataatgataatgttAATATAGCTATAAAGAACATGAAAATTAACGGTGACATTTACAGATTACCACAACCCATTGGAACAATGGATagtaagaaaaaataagaaatttaaaaatcatACTACCAGCTCAAATATATTTCGGGTTTCCCATTTCTCCTCTTTGtatcatttattttcatgtatatatgtgtatttaatacataaaattaaaattaccAATTCTATTTGAGCAAACTTTTTAAGTTCTATCACAAGCTAAAACTGTTACGAAACATACTTTAAACATatctaaaaaataaaaataaatatacaactaaaaaaatctttcaaaaaaaaaaaaaaaaaaaggaggaaTGAGGAggaagaaataataataataataataatttttttttttttttttttttttttttttgaataaaaccCAGCTTATGCCTAATTTATATTATCCATAACATTCACATAACCTCTACCAGTTCTGCGTCCCTTTCTGGAGGTACTAGATGCACTTCTCCTACCTGCATTCAAAGATATTAAATCATCCAATCCATTCGCAGTCTTACTAGACAAGCTAGTTGTAGAACTCAAAGGACTCAAACGCGGAGAAGCAACAGGCAGTTTCGTATTAGTTTCTTCAGACGAATCCCGTTTTGGATTATTTACAGTCAATAACTCACCAGTCAATGGATTACGGGGAGCAACCATTCCATGCGTTCTTTGAGTTGGACCACCTTCAACCGAACCAATACGGGGTTTGCTAGGTGGTACTGTCGATTTTTTCTTGATAAtaggtggtggtggtggtaaaGCAGGCTCGGTTAACTTagctttttcttcttcagaGGCATTTTTATCAACCCATCTTTTCAACTTTTCGTCATAATAGAATGTATTTTTATGACCTAATTTAGCCTTGACTGACTTTTTAGCATTAGGATCTTTCTTTAACCAACCAAACCAACTGGCGCCTGCATCAGAATCTCCATTTTTATGATTTGCACCACTCATTTTCCCCTCCTGCTTTTTGCCACTTAAAGCTTTTTCTTCCTTAGCTTGTTTTTTCATACGTTCTCTTTCCTTCTCCTCTCTTTCCTTCTCTTCCTTCTCTTTCTCCTTCCGCATAATTtctctttgtttttcaagttcatcaccatcatcatcatcatcatcagaTTCATCTTCAACTATATCGTCGTAATACTCATCAACGGGAAGTTTTGGAGTAAACGGTTTGAAGCTTGGGTTTTTAACAGCACGAATAACAGGATCAGAAAAGGTCGTGAAATTCTTGTGCGGTGAACCACCAGTACTTTTAACAGCCGGACTAAATCTAGAGGCATTGTTAGCATTATTTTCTGAAATAGATGACTGTGAATTGAGAGCATTGTTACCATTTTTACTGTCATTTTCTTTAGAGACCTCATCCTCATTTAATTTCTCCTCATGAATGTGTTCAGAATCGGTATCTACAGCTCCGGTAGTATAAACAGGCGTAGCCATTCTATAACCTTCCATTTCAAACATATTTACCTCTCCAGATAATATTTCTGTCTCTAAATTTTTAGTGGTACGACTAGTAGAACCAGTAGTATCTTTTTCAGTTAAAACAGAATTTGGATTGGTATATTTGTTTGTCCTTTGAGAAACCGATCTTCTTGATTTGACAGATGGCGCATAGGGATTAAGATCATTTTTTGACGTTGTAACTTGAACCGGATTTTTTGAAGggtttttgttgttattaacaaAAGTATTTGAATACACCGGAGTGGAAACAGTTTTACTATCAATTTCTGGCTTTTCACTCAAATTTTCAGGAATATTAACTTCCTTACTCTGCAAAATTTCCTCTAAACCACTTTCATCACCAACTATTGAAGTGGATGTCGATTCGCCAACCGGCAAAGTATCACACGCCCCcatatctttttcttctttaacaGCCGCAGTGTTTTCTTCAATATCTTGTCCCCTCATTATAATCTCCTGCTTTTTCGGATTACCATTTACATATAACTCGGCGTCATGTTTAACATCATTACGTTCTGCCGTATTATTTTCTGCAAGTGTTGCTACATTATTACTGGCAATGGGTGAAATTATAGTTGTAACATCATTCTGAGCTTTAGTAGAAATAATGTCTTCAGTTTCCTTTAAAGTAGATAAATCATTACTGGTATTTTCCTCCGTAATGGCAAAATCATTTATCTTTAGGTCAGTAGATGCAGAAAAAATCGGAGGCGGAATCAAACTTGGTGGTTCAATGTGCGACAAAGAAGAATTCATTGTTGGAGCATAATTTAAAGAAGGGGAACTTCCATTATTAGCTTCCTTAATCTTTGAAGGCGGTAAAATGTCAGTGGAAGATGTGTTTTCTTTATGGTATTTTAATGAAGGTGGCATATACGAAATTTCAGACGAAACAGAAGATTTTCTAGATGAAGTAATTGATCTAGGCTCAGATATTGTTTTAGGCTTGGGAAATTGAGTGGTAAAActttcaattcttttaGGCTTTTGGCGTAACTCAGGTGTAGCTAAACCACTGTACAACTGATCTAAAGATGCAGTGGATTTATCACCTGCAATACTACGTTTTCTAAAACTCTTTTTGGAACCACTAATGGATGGAGGAGGAGCAATATGCGTAGCGGAAGAAAAAGCGTTTGGTGTATCAGTAATTGAGCTCATTATAATTTGATGATGTATATCTAAATTTGGCGAGCCTTCTGCATCATTTTTTGAACCTTGTGTAGCAGAACGTTTAACGACATTACGAGAAGGCGTGAAGCCTAATCCGCTTTCATTAGATGTTTTTCTCATATGTGATTTAGGTGAGCTGGAAGAATGGCTAATAAGCTCTCTTATCGGAGAGTTATGTGACTTAACTTTACTTAGCGGAGGTGAATGAGGAACATTGctatttttgaataaagtCAAAGTATCCTTTGGAGTGTAAGCAGACATTGTTCCTGAAATTCCAATAGCAGATGTGTTgttatcatttaaattcTTATACCTTGTTGGAAGCTCAGAAT
This Saccharomycodes ludwigii strain NBRC 1722 chromosome II, whole genome shotgun sequence DNA region includes the following protein-coding sequences:
- the MBA1 gene encoding Mba1p (similar to Saccharomyces cerevisiae YBR185C | MBA1 | Multi-copy Bypass of AFG3), translating into MLFSCIPINRTVFHAISSTTKRNGLIYSRRFISNTKQLMNNAAKTEENRTQQLDPRHLGIAQEVYIPTQWSNMPSIFLHPIVYAKSIVRRIYTLGMNTIQVALFRYQSGLKPNFVLWKNSAIETYINVNKAFAKKDIMSIKPSVSIWVEETLKERAKQLPKNAVLDWELKKFNEVPKLITVQALMIPGRPLEYLQIVYKFNTKQRLIKFNKESGKTDTLDRDVIDYTGFLIDANTNDVILLGTVFESKPDAKLPQNNDNVNIAIKNMKINGDIYRLPQPIGTMDSKKK